A genomic stretch from Kribbella amoyensis includes:
- a CDS encoding nucleotidyltransferase family protein: protein MELIGVLLAAGAGTRLGRPGGLMHAPDGTPWVVSSVRVLREAGCSRIGVVVGASAPDVVCLLTDEDVTIVPSPSWSDGLSASVRAGLGWAGETDAPVAVVHMVDRPRVGVAVVRRVVAAAAPAPVEGNAPADHTRLARASYDGASGYPVVIGRAHWGAAGAAATGDRSMGPYLKRVPCPLIPCDDLLDPA, encoded by the coding sequence ATGGAACTGATCGGTGTCCTGCTCGCGGCCGGCGCGGGTACCCGGCTCGGCCGGCCCGGCGGGCTGATGCACGCGCCGGACGGTACGCCGTGGGTGGTCAGCTCCGTCCGCGTCCTCCGGGAAGCCGGTTGTTCGCGGATCGGTGTGGTCGTCGGCGCTTCCGCACCGGACGTGGTGTGTCTGCTCACCGACGAGGACGTCACGATCGTGCCGTCACCCTCCTGGTCCGACGGCTTGTCCGCGTCGGTGCGGGCTGGGCTCGGTTGGGCGGGAGAGACCGACGCGCCGGTCGCCGTGGTCCACATGGTTGATCGTCCGCGCGTTGGCGTTGCCGTCGTTCGCCGGGTCGTCGCGGCCGCCGCTCCGGCTCCCGTCGAGGGGAACGCGCCCGCCGACCACACCCGGCTCGCGCGAGCGTCGTACGACGGCGCCTCGGGGTATCCGGTCGTCATCGGGCGTGCCCACTGGGGAGCGGCCGGCGCGGCAGCCACCGGGGATCGGTCGATGGGCCCCTATCTGAAGCGAGTGCCCTGTCCGCTGATCCCCTGTGACGACCTCCTTGATCCGGCGTGA
- a CDS encoding phosphatase PAP2 family protein, protein MGTQALEPLELDRRRAPLAPVVWRVAREVVLLATLFLVYSAGRQIAARNTGSAFDHAREVLSLQRWLHLPDESALQQHALQVPHLVEGANLYYASVHAPLTLSVLLWLSIWRPQAYSQVRWTMVSLTGLALIGHIVFPLAPPRMMPGFVDTGLKFGQSVYGPDHSGGVANQFAAMPSLHVGWAALIALSMILITRSRWRWLWLAHPVVTFGVVVVTANHYWLDGLVVLVLLAVSLPLLLRPGLFAYRRSLAAPDKSVPVAAALK, encoded by the coding sequence ATGGGGACACAGGCGCTGGAGCCGCTCGAGCTGGATCGGAGACGCGCCCCGTTGGCGCCCGTGGTCTGGCGAGTCGCGCGAGAAGTCGTTCTGCTGGCCACCCTCTTCCTCGTCTACAGCGCGGGCCGGCAGATCGCCGCGCGGAACACGGGCTCGGCCTTCGACCACGCCCGCGAGGTCCTCTCCCTGCAGCGCTGGCTGCATCTGCCCGACGAGTCCGCTCTCCAGCAGCACGCGCTCCAGGTCCCGCACCTGGTCGAGGGCGCGAATCTGTACTACGCGTCGGTGCACGCGCCGCTGACCCTCTCGGTCCTGCTGTGGCTGAGCATCTGGCGGCCGCAGGCGTACTCGCAGGTGCGCTGGACGATGGTGTCGCTGACCGGACTCGCGCTGATCGGTCACATCGTGTTCCCGCTGGCACCGCCGCGGATGATGCCCGGGTTCGTCGACACCGGGCTGAAGTTCGGCCAGTCCGTCTACGGCCCGGACCACTCCGGCGGGGTCGCGAACCAGTTCGCCGCGATGCCGAGCCTGCACGTCGGCTGGGCCGCGCTGATCGCGCTGTCGATGATCCTGATCACCCGGTCGCGCTGGCGCTGGCTGTGGCTGGCCCACCCGGTCGTCACGTTCGGCGTCGTGGTCGTCACCGCGAACCACTACTGGCTGGACGGCCTGGTGGTGCTGGTCCTGCTGGCGGTCAGCCTGCCGCTGCTGCTCCGCCCCGGGCTGTTCGCGTACCGCCGGTCCCTCGCCGCGCCGGATAAATCGGTACCGGTGGCGGCCGCGCTCAAGTAA
- a CDS encoding sugar isomerase domain-containing protein, with translation MTEKLEPDPGGDPVQASLQYPAVARDAIEQVLSTQLDPIETAARMIVDAYGQDGILQVFGTGHSRAVCLELSGRAGGLASVSMLAVKDLVMFGGTDPAQILDPTYEREPGLARRIYDLARPSPRDAFLIVSNSGINASVVEMAELARDRGHPLIAITSLRHTSSVDVRAGGRRLSELADVIIDNGAPAGDATIDLRPGVRIGAISSLTGVLIAQLLTESVCRLLAASGAPVPVLVSANLPVGDSHNEPVVARFAERVRPIEP, from the coding sequence ATGACCGAAAAACTTGAACCTGATCCCGGCGGCGACCCGGTGCAGGCTTCGCTGCAGTATCCCGCGGTCGCCCGGGACGCCATCGAGCAAGTCCTGAGCACGCAGCTCGACCCCATCGAGACCGCCGCGCGGATGATCGTCGACGCCTACGGCCAGGACGGGATCCTCCAGGTCTTCGGGACCGGCCATTCGCGCGCGGTGTGCCTGGAGCTCAGTGGCCGAGCCGGCGGTCTGGCGTCGGTGAGCATGCTCGCCGTCAAGGACTTGGTGATGTTCGGGGGGACCGATCCGGCCCAGATCCTGGATCCGACCTACGAGCGCGAACCAGGGCTGGCGCGACGCATCTACGACCTCGCCCGGCCGAGTCCGCGGGACGCCTTCCTGATCGTGTCCAACTCCGGTATCAACGCCTCGGTGGTCGAGATGGCCGAGCTCGCGCGGGACCGCGGGCATCCGCTGATCGCGATCACGTCGCTACGGCACACCTCGTCGGTCGATGTCCGAGCGGGTGGCCGCCGCCTCAGTGAACTCGCGGACGTCATCATCGACAACGGTGCGCCGGCGGGCGACGCCACCATCGACCTGAGGCCCGGCGTGCGCATCGGAGCGATCTCCTCCCTGACCGGTGTGCTGATCGCCCAGCTCCTGACCGAATCCGTCTGCCGGCTGCTCGCTGCCTCCGGGGCACCGGTCCCGGTGCTGGTATCGGCGAACCTTCCCGTCGGTGACTCGCACAACGAGCCTGTGGTCGCGCGGTTCGCGGAACGCGTCCGGCCGATCGAGCCCTGA